The DNA region TTGAGGACAGGGACATCTCTGACGAGATCAGGACCCCGGACGTCTCATTACTGGCTTCGAGCCTTTCACAGAAAAGCTCCGTGAGGCAATATCTCACGAAGATACAGCGGGAGATCGGGAAGGATGGCGGCGTTGTACTGGAAGGGAGGGATACGGGAAGTGTCGTCTTCCCCGATGCAGATATAAAATTCTACCTTGATGCCGATCCGGGAGAACGGGCGCAAAGAAGACATCTTGAGTTCAGATCAAAGGGCATCGATACGGGACTCACAGAAGTAAAAAAGGATATGTCGCAAAGGGATAAAAACGATTCCGAAAGGAGTATTGCACCTCTCATTATACCGGAGGGCGCAGTGTATGTCGATACAACCGGGATAGACATCCGGGGGGTCCTCGACATCCTTTTAAAACATGTCAGGGAAAAGAGGTAGTGATGGAAGTTTTAAAAACAAAAAATATCGGTTTCTGTTTTGGTGTAAGAAGGGCTATAAAAATGGTCTTGAAAGAGGTCGAGGAGAATAAGAACAAGGTCTGTACCATAGGACCTATCATCCACAATCCTCAAATGGTAGATATCCTGAAAAAAAAAGGAGTTACCCCTGTTGAGGACGTCTCCCGGATAAATGAAGGGGTTGTTGTCTTCAGAACTCACGGGATCAAAAAGGATGAGGAGGAATACATCAGGCAGAAAGGGCTCAAATCGATCGACACCACATGCCCCTTTGTCAAGAGGGTCAGAAGGCATGCCATATACCTTAAGAAAAACGGCTATAAGGTTGTAATCATAGGAGATAAAAACCATCCGGAAGTGAAAAGTGTCTTGAGTTATTTGGACAACGATGGTATTGTATTGCAGGAACCGGCTGTAATTGAAGCAAAAAAGGTTGGGGTGGTTAGCCAGACTACGCTCGATAAGGGTACATTTGTCAATATTGTAAGGGAGCTTGCAGGAGATGTACAGGAGCTGCGGGTTTATAACACGATCTGTGAAAGCACTGAGATCAGACAGAAAGAGGCGATTGCCCTGGCCGGGAAGGTTGATATGATGCTTGTTGTCGGCGGGAAGAACAGCGCCAATACGTCAAAACTCTATAAGGTTGTCCACATGGTGCAGCCGCAGGCACACCAGATAGAAACCGAGAAGGACATCAGGCCGGAATGGTTCCGTGATGTACATAAGGTCGGGATAACGGCAGGGGCTTCAACCCCGGACCTTATCATAGATATAGTGGAGAGGCGTGTAAAAAATATTTAGGGGGAAGGCATGGTAGATAGCGGCGATACAGCAGCTCAAAAAGAAAAAACACAGGAAGAGATGAGGGTACTCTATGAAACATCGATGAAAAACCTGCAGGACGGAAATATCTTACAGGGTAAGGTAATCAATATAAATGGGGAGAAGGTGATCGTTGACGTTGGTCTCAAATCAGAAGGGGTACTCCCAATGGGCGAATGCACGGGGAAACCGGGTGAACCCGACGTGGGCGTTGGAGATACGGTAGAAGTAATGATCGTAGGGAGAGACAGAGAGTCCGGCCTCCTGCTGCTCTCAAAACAGCATGTCGATGAGATCAGGACATGGGAACGGATCGACAAATCCCTCGAAGGGGGAACTCCCATTGAAGGCACTATCACCTCTGAACTGAAAGGCGGCTTTTCCGTGAACATCGGCATAAATGCCTTTCTTCCTATATCGCAGGTCGATATTAAACCGGTCAAAAATCCCTCTTCCTTTGTCGGCAGGCATCTGAAATTCAAGGTAATCAAGGTCAATAAAAGAAAAGCGAATGTTATTGTTTCAAGAAGGATGCTCCTGGAAGAAGAACGGGACAAGAAAAGACAGGAATTCTGGAAAAATGCAAAAGATGGCCAGGTCCTCTATGGATTCATCAGAAACATAACGGACTATGGCGCTTTCGTGGACATCGGCGGAGTGGACGGTTTTCTCCAT from Syntrophorhabdaceae bacterium includes:
- the ispH gene encoding 4-hydroxy-3-methylbut-2-enyl diphosphate reductase, with translation MEVLKTKNIGFCFGVRRAIKMVLKEVEENKNKVCTIGPIIHNPQMVDILKKKGVTPVEDVSRINEGVVVFRTHGIKKDEEEYIRQKGLKSIDTTCPFVKRVRRHAIYLKKNGYKVVIIGDKNHPEVKSVLSYLDNDGIVLQEPAVIEAKKVGVVSQTTLDKGTFVNIVRELAGDVQELRVYNTICESTEIRQKEAIALAGKVDMMLVVGGKNSANTSKLYKVVHMVQPQAHQIETEKDIRPEWFRDVHKVGITAGASTPDLIIDIVERRVKNI
- a CDS encoding (d)CMP kinase: EDRDISDEIRTPDVSLLASSLSQKSSVRQYLTKIQREIGKDGGVVLEGRDTGSVVFPDADIKFYLDADPGERAQRRHLEFRSKGIDTGLTEVKKDMSQRDKNDSERSIAPLIIPEGAVYVDTTGIDIRGVLDILLKHVREKR